TTCCCGCAGGTAGTCCGCCTGATCCAGCTTGCCAGTGCTGGCATGAACCTCGTGTCCAGCAGCGGCCAGCAGGGCCACAGCCGTACTGCCGACCCCACCGGTTGCGCCGGTCACGAGGATCGGACCGCCCAGATCCGCGCCGTAAAAGGTGTGCCGCTCCAGCGCCAGGACGGCCAGCATGGCGGTAAATCCTGCCGTGCCCACGGCCATCGCCCAGGCGGAATCGGTGCCCGCAGGCAGCGGTTCAACCCATTCGGATTGCACGCGGGCATATTCGGCGTAGCCTCCACTGGTGTTCTCACCGATGCCCCACCCAGTCACCACGACCTGATCGCCGGGACCAAATCCCTCACCAGAACCGTCGACCACCTCGCCGGCCAGGTCGATGCCCGGCACGATGGGAAAGGTCTTGAGGATACCGGGGCGGCCCTGCAGCGCCAGGCCGTCTTTGTAGTTGAGACTGGAATGGGTCACCCGGATGGTGACATTGCCTGGCGGCAGATCGGCCATCTTCAGCCCCGTGGGTTCTACCGCGTGGCCCTTTTCCTGACGGCGGGCCACCAGGGCGCGAAAAGGTTCTTGGACAGTCATGGTTACCTCCTGGGCGGCGAATCGGTGAGAATCACTCAACTGTAGCAGCTGACCCAAATGGTGGATGTGTAGTAAGATGGCGTTATGCAATTTCAGGAGGGCACCCTTAGTGCAGCTTGACCCCGGTGCAGTCATCGAAGGCCGCGTCACCCGCGTCACCGATTTCGGAGCGTTCGTCCAGTTTGAAAACGGCGAAACCGGCCTGGTCCACATCTCCCAGATCGCCCACTCTTTCGTGCGTAACATCCATGATCATGTGCGCGAGGGCGAAAATATCGAAGTCAAGGTGCTTGGCCGCGACGAACGCGGACGCCTGGACCTCTCGATCAAGGAGCTGCTGGAAGAACCCGAAGAAGTCCCCCGTCCCCGCGCCATCGGGCGGCAAAGCCCACAGTTCGAGGCCAAACTGCGCTCCTTTATGCGCGACGCCAAAGAGCGCACCGATGGGGGCGGCAAGCCCACCAAGAAGCGGAAGAAGTAACTCCTGGAACATGAACTGTAGGTTGCCCCCCAGCTTGGGGGGTTTTCCTTGGTGCCTAGTGGGGCCTTGCCAGATAATCGAACTTGGCCCCCAGCGCTTCCAGGTGCGAGAAGAAGTCAGGGTAACTTTTGCGGATATACTCGGCGCCAGTCACCGTGACGGGCTGCTCGGCACACAGGCCCAGCAGGGTCAGCAGCATGATCAGGCGGTGGTCGCCGTGGCCGTCTAACGGGACACCACCTGCCAGTCGGCCACCACACACGCTGAGGCTGTCGGCGGTTTCGCCCGCTTGTAATCCCAATTTCAGCAGCTCGGCCCGTGTCTCGCTGATACGGTCACACTCTTTGAGGCGTAGAGTGGCGACATTTTGCCAGGTGGTGCAGCCCTGCGCCTGAGCCGCGGCCGCCGTGAGCACCTGCACTGCGTCGGTGAAAGGATCACCGTCCAGGGTGACTGCCCGCAGGGGCCGCCCGCCCCGCACGGTGACGCCACCTGCATCTTGGGAAATATCCGCGCCCATCTGGCGCAGCACGTCCACAGCGGCCCTTTCACCTTGCAGGTCCTGGGGGTCCAATCCCGCCACACGCACCTCGCCGGGCCGAATCGCACCAGCCACCAGCAGTGCCGCGCTGCCCGGATAGTCGCCGGGAACGGTGTATTCGCCTGCCTGGTAGGCCTGAGCACCAGGCACTTGGAGCCGCCGCAGGTCATCTGACGCGCTGAAGGTAAGTCCAAAGCGGCGCAGGGTGTCCAAGGTTTGCCGGATGGGAGCCTCGCTTTTCAGCTGGCCGGTCACGCTGAGGTCCAGTCCATCTTCCAGCAGCGGCGCGGTAAACAGGAGGCCCGACACGAACTGACTGGACCGCTCGGCACTGACGCTGACGGCTCCACCCCGGATGGGACCGCCGCCGACCTGAACGGGCAGGCAACCGCCTTCGCTCTTGACCTGTAGGCCCAGCGCCGTCAGCGCGTCCAGCAGATCACCCATCGGACGGGTGCCCAGTGAGTGGGGCGAGTCGGTTTCTAAGCGTGTGCTGTCTGTCAGCGCTGAAACGGCCAGCAGAAAGCGGGCCACCGCGCCGGCATTGCCGACCTCCAGCCGCGTGTCTGGGCGTGGCGCGGCCCCGAAGCCCTGAATATGGGCATCCTCGCCACTCAACTCCACCTCCGCTCCCCAGGCGCGCAGGCAGCGCAGCATGGCCTCAGCGTCCTCGCTGGTCGCCACCCGGCGGACCACGCTGC
The sequence above is a segment of the Deinococcus radiophilus genome. Coding sequences within it:
- a CDS encoding S1 RNA-binding domain-containing protein produces the protein MALCNFRRAPLVQLDPGAVIEGRVTRVTDFGAFVQFENGETGLVHISQIAHSFVRNIHDHVREGENIEVKVLGRDERGRLDLSIKELLEEPEEVPRPRAIGRQSPQFEAKLRSFMRDAKERTDGGGKPTKKRKK
- the aroA gene encoding 3-phosphoshikimate 1-carboxyvinyltransferase; its protein translation is MSTLPTRFDVRVHPAARLGGTVQAQPSKNYTGRFLLAAALSEGRSVVRRVATSEDAEAMLRCLRAWGAEVELSGEDAHIQGFGAAPRPDTRLEVGNAGAVARFLLAVSALTDSTRLETDSPHSLGTRPMGDLLDALTALGLQVKSEGGCLPVQVGGGPIRGGAVSVSAERSSQFVSGLLFTAPLLEDGLDLSVTGQLKSEAPIRQTLDTLRRFGLTFSASDDLRRLQVPGAQAYQAGEYTVPGDYPGSAALLVAGAIRPGEVRVAGLDPQDLQGERAAVDVLRQMGADISQDAGGVTVRGGRPLRAVTLDGDPFTDAVQVLTAAAAQAQGCTTWQNVATLRLKECDRISETRAELLKLGLQAGETADSLSVCGGRLAGGVPLDGHGDHRLIMLLTLLGLCAEQPVTVTGAEYIRKSYPDFFSHLEALGAKFDYLARPH
- a CDS encoding MDR family oxidoreductase, encoding MTVQEPFRALVARRQEKGHAVEPTGLKMADLPPGNVTIRVTHSSLNYKDGLALQGRPGILKTFPIVPGIDLAGEVVDGSGEGFGPGDQVVVTGWGIGENTSGGYAEYARVQSEWVEPLPAGTDSAWAMAVGTAGFTAMLAVLALERHTFYGADLGGPILVTGATGGVGSTAVALLAAAGHEVHASTGKLDQADYLRELGAAEVLPREEISELNRPLESERWAAAIDTVGGSTLAGIMAATRRQGAVAVCGLAGSAELTATVFPLILRGVSLLGIDSVACPRPLRREAWARLARDLPIERLAPMTQTYTLDDLPGLSRRILAGELRGRSVIRVAPD